One Streptomyces coeruleorubidus DNA segment encodes these proteins:
- a CDS encoding Y4yA family PLP-dependent enzyme, whose translation MGGRPLYLEPRLEPRLRSLLAATGTLRSLTDALGSPLHVVVPDQIAENLERFRSVYRRHHLSGQVYYAHKANRSSALLRRLAATDAGVDVASLGELQHALGAGFTADRITATGPKNPEFLWLAALTGVTVSVDGAGELDQLAALVRKHALAPVRVLLRLSGFETSGVKVLSRRSRFGTPVRELDPLLEAVERHGDAVELTGVAYHLDTTSVAEKATALEGALAALEACRSRGLRPRAVDVGGGFGVSYLAEREQWEAYTTALTAAVLGRRPPLTWGGHGYGLRGESGTLRGVLGLYPAHRSVAGAAYLDELLAQPAASLGGRPLAALLLEHLYDLHSEPGRALLDQCGLTLAKVLEVRSQEAGGALLVRLAAKADDIALEDHGVLVDPVVIPGSGAGPGEGPVAVHLFGGLCLETDLITRRTVFLPRRPVPGDLLAFANTAGYAMDFHATRAQHQPVARKVAAWQDGDAWRWCLDDQFWPITPSGGAQ comes from the coding sequence ATGGGTGGCCGGCCCTTGTATCTCGAACCGCGGCTGGAACCACGGCTCAGGTCGCTCCTGGCGGCGACCGGGACGCTGCGCTCGCTCACCGACGCGCTCGGCTCACCGCTGCACGTCGTGGTGCCGGACCAGATCGCCGAGAACCTGGAGCGGTTCCGGTCCGTGTACCGCAGGCACCACCTGTCCGGCCAGGTCTACTACGCCCACAAGGCGAACCGGTCCAGCGCGCTGCTGCGCCGGCTCGCCGCCACGGACGCGGGCGTGGACGTCGCGTCGCTGGGCGAGTTGCAGCACGCGCTGGGGGCGGGTTTCACCGCCGATCGGATCACGGCGACGGGTCCGAAGAACCCCGAGTTCCTGTGGCTCGCGGCCCTCACGGGCGTCACGGTCAGCGTCGACGGAGCAGGTGAGCTGGACCAGCTCGCCGCACTGGTGCGCAAGCACGCGCTGGCCCCGGTGCGGGTGCTGCTGCGGCTGTCGGGGTTCGAGACGTCGGGGGTGAAGGTGCTGAGCCGGCGCAGCCGGTTCGGCACGCCCGTACGGGAGTTGGATCCCCTGCTGGAGGCGGTCGAGCGGCACGGCGACGCCGTCGAGCTGACGGGGGTGGCCTATCACCTGGACACCACGAGCGTCGCGGAGAAGGCGACCGCCCTCGAAGGGGCCTTGGCGGCCCTGGAGGCGTGCCGGAGCCGGGGGCTGCGGCCCCGGGCCGTGGACGTCGGGGGCGGGTTCGGCGTCAGTTACCTCGCCGAGCGGGAGCAGTGGGAGGCGTACACGACCGCGCTCACGGCCGCCGTCCTGGGCCGCCGTCCGCCGCTGACCTGGGGCGGGCACGGCTACGGGCTGCGGGGCGAGTCCGGCACCCTGCGCGGCGTGCTCGGCCTCTACCCCGCCCACCGGTCCGTCGCCGGTGCGGCCTATCTGGACGAGCTGCTGGCCCAGCCCGCCGCCTCCCTGGGCGGCCGTCCGCTGGCCGCGCTGCTGCTGGAGCACCTGTACGACCTGCACAGCGAGCCCGGGCGGGCGCTGCTGGACCAGTGCGGGCTGACGCTGGCGAAGGTGCTGGAGGTCCGTTCCCAGGAGGCGGGCGGCGCACTGCTGGTACGGCTGGCCGCGAAGGCGGACGACATCGCCCTGGAGGACCACGGAGTGCTGGTGGACCCGGTCGTCATCCCCGGAAGCGGAGCCGGGCCGGGCGAAGGGCCCGTCGCCGTCCACCTCTTCGGCGGCCTGTGCCTGGAGACCGATCTGATCACCCGGCGTACGGTCTTCCTGCCGCGCCGTCCCGTCCCCGGCGACCTGCTGGCCTTCGCCAACACCGCCGGTTACGCCATGGACTTCCACGCCACCCGCGCCCAGCACCAGCCCGTCGCCCGCAAGGTCGCCGCCTGGCAGGACGGCGACGCCTGGCGCTGGTGCCTCGACGACCAGTTCTGGCCGATCACGCCCTCAGGGGGAGCTCAGTGA
- a CDS encoding aminotransferase class V-fold PLP-dependent enzyme produces the protein MTAPTIRDDLRQWQQALRAQFPIVTGHPELAYLDSAATTQKPQAVLDAAQTYLTTSNANAARGTYTWANRTTELVERTRERVARFLGDDRPERSAVHFTSGTTEGLHTIARDWLPGFLRDGDEIVVPDADHQANIAPWREAQRLLAREGVHVRVLPMPYQSGSGDYDHRALAERAGPRTRFVAATHVHHVYGGDMNVQRIRRAVGPDAVICLDAAQSVGHLPVSVAELDVDFVVFSGHKALALPGTGAVWARQARGPAFTPGGWSGTPNTVGIASLEAALDWLDAAGMERVERWTVALAARLTEGLRHLDAYEILGCPLSLAADSAVQRRQGIVTLRHRAIDSGDLGFILFSHGFMVRSDNHCQGDAGEKTGSVRVSLHVYNTVEEIDRLLSVLASLQ, from the coding sequence ATGACCGCACCCACGATCCGCGACGATCTGCGCCAGTGGCAGCAGGCGCTGCGCGCCCAGTTCCCCATCGTCACCGGGCACCCGGAGCTGGCGTACCTGGACAGCGCGGCGACGACCCAGAAACCGCAGGCCGTCCTGGACGCCGCGCAGACGTACCTCACCACCAGCAACGCCAACGCGGCGCGCGGCACCTACACCTGGGCCAACCGGACCACGGAGCTGGTCGAGCGCACCCGCGAGCGCGTCGCCCGGTTCCTCGGGGACGACCGACCCGAGCGCTCCGCGGTCCACTTCACCAGCGGCACGACCGAGGGGCTGCACACGATCGCCCGCGACTGGCTGCCGGGGTTCCTGCGCGACGGCGACGAGATCGTCGTACCGGACGCCGACCACCAGGCCAACATCGCGCCCTGGCGGGAGGCCCAGCGGCTGCTGGCCCGCGAGGGCGTGCACGTCCGGGTGCTGCCGATGCCGTACCAGAGCGGTTCCGGCGACTACGACCACCGCGCGCTCGCCGAACGGGCCGGGCCGCGCACCCGGTTCGTCGCCGCCACCCATGTGCACCACGTCTACGGCGGCGACATGAACGTGCAGCGCATCCGCCGGGCGGTCGGCCCGGACGCGGTCATCTGTCTGGACGCGGCGCAGAGCGTCGGGCATCTGCCGGTGTCCGTGGCCGAGTTGGACGTCGACTTCGTCGTCTTCTCCGGGCACAAGGCGCTGGCGCTGCCCGGCACGGGGGCGGTGTGGGCCCGGCAGGCACGCGGCCCGGCGTTCACGCCGGGCGGGTGGAGCGGCACTCCGAACACCGTGGGCATCGCCTCGCTCGAAGCGGCCCTGGACTGGCTGGACGCCGCCGGCATGGAGCGCGTCGAGCGCTGGACGGTCGCCCTGGCGGCCCGGCTCACCGAGGGGCTGCGCCATCTGGACGCCTACGAGATCCTCGGCTGCCCGCTGAGCCTGGCCGCCGACTCGGCCGTGCAGCGGCGCCAGGGCATCGTCACCCTGCGGCACCGTGCCATCGACTCGGGCGACCTGGGCTTCATCCTGTTCAGCCACGGTTTCATGGTCCGCTCGGACAACCACTGCCAGGGCGACGCGGGCGAGAAGACCGGTTCGGTTCGGGTGAGTCTGCATGTGTACAACACCGTTGAGGAGATCGACCGGCTGCTGTCCGTCCTCGCCTCACTCCAGTGA
- a CDS encoding serine/threonine-protein kinase: MLDRTQDTATGVGSALLRQGQRINSALVVDRRLGEGAFAEVYRVRHHILGWQALKLFKHVASLEATSRMLDEARILSTLGHPNIIRVFDAGTVQTSEGVRGYITMEYVAGGSLERLMESHSGVVPVGEVTAVLRQAAEGLAVAHERPHPIVHRDLSLANVLITYDETGLRVKVSDFGLAKETDPGTMAASAQGTVAYMPPEVLRRGKGYGCPGDVWALGTIVYFLLTGHFPYDGGDPVQSFSLERFTRPLQPPRAFNDDVGPELDRLVTDMLRIDPAERPATARAVADRAAGLRPAPGPEAAGTAGTAEPAETADALVREATALSRVPGRLGEAADLLEETISRYPLLRERHLTRLMTWRRGVIM; the protein is encoded by the coding sequence GTGCTCGACCGCACGCAGGACACGGCGACGGGCGTGGGCAGCGCCCTGCTCCGGCAGGGGCAGCGGATCAACTCGGCGCTCGTCGTGGACCGCCGGCTGGGGGAGGGCGCCTTCGCCGAGGTCTACCGGGTGCGGCACCACATCCTCGGCTGGCAGGCCCTGAAGCTGTTCAAGCACGTGGCCTCGCTGGAGGCCACGTCCCGGATGCTCGACGAGGCCCGGATCCTGTCCACCCTGGGCCACCCCAACATCATCCGGGTGTTCGACGCCGGCACCGTGCAGACCTCCGAGGGCGTGCGCGGCTACATCACCATGGAGTACGTGGCGGGCGGCAGCCTGGAGCGGCTGATGGAGTCCCACTCGGGCGTCGTGCCCGTCGGCGAGGTGACCGCCGTGCTCCGGCAGGCCGCCGAGGGACTCGCCGTGGCCCACGAGCGGCCGCACCCCATCGTCCACCGCGACCTGTCCCTGGCCAACGTGCTCATCACCTACGACGAGACCGGGCTGCGCGTGAAGGTCAGCGACTTCGGCCTGGCCAAGGAGACCGACCCGGGCACCATGGCGGCCAGCGCCCAGGGCACCGTCGCCTACATGCCGCCCGAGGTGCTGCGCCGCGGCAAGGGCTACGGGTGCCCGGGGGACGTCTGGGCGCTGGGCACCATCGTGTACTTCCTGCTCACCGGGCACTTCCCGTACGACGGCGGCGACCCGGTGCAGTCCTTCTCCCTGGAGCGGTTCACCCGGCCGTTGCAGCCGCCCCGCGCCTTCAACGACGACGTGGGACCCGAGCTGGACCGGCTGGTCACCGACATGCTGCGGATCGACCCGGCCGAGCGGCCCGCCACCGCCCGTGCCGTCGCCGACCGCGCGGCCGGCCTGCGTCCGGCGCCCGGCCCCGAAGCCGCCGGTACGGCCGGTACGGCCGAGCCGGCCGAGACCGCCGACGCACTGGTCCGGGAGGCCACCGCGCTCTCCCGGGTGCCCGGCAGGCTCGGCGAGGCCGCCGACTTGCTGGAGGAGACCATCAGCCGCTACCCGCTGCTGCGGGAGCGGCATCTGACACGGCTCATGACCTGGCGCCGGGGGGTGATCATGTGA
- a CDS encoding Hsp70 family protein, whose product MRETIDFGIDLGTTNSAIAVADDDGVRVIKNNDGWDYTPSAVWMPKPDVIHVGRRARERTDTQPDDAHAEFKLEMGVAGYHRPFARAGLSLTPEQLSAEVLKSLRQDAAHDTGSPPEAAVITVPASFALHQNSATSAAAALAGLGEHCPLVQEPTAAAIAYGVQDASESTHWMVFDLGGGTFDAAVMSKRDGELQLLQHAGDPRLGGKLIDWAIVEDLLVPAVRRDLGLPDFARRNPRWRANFAKLKLAAEDAKIELSRRGAYDIAVDLADGEGGTTPFEFTLTRGALDDLAQPFYTRAIKLCRDALAESSLRPDHIDRLLLVGGATLAPGLRDLLADPVEGLGIQLDHTQDPTTVVARGAAVFARTVRMPSKPRTAAPGEFTVELHYEPQSLETTGIPVSGRISGGTAVPDWTRYTVTLTNPDGHPPFRGPRTTLTPDGAFYTEVTIDSGTRSRFTVELSDGTGTRQRLAPDTLSITHAQVLPGDAVLTSTLGIGKADGSFAPMLRKGTALPTSITKTFETSIPLRRSQPDAVIRIPLLEGERRRADRNTRVGLLEIRPRDVRFDLPAQTPVEVTFEINATNREVTVTADIPVADAQFEATIDRSQLVAPTHDELVDRLHDLEQRTHALRERAEEVHSEQALTRLDDLSGDKAFVHLRKEVDAAAVDTGAAGTSDRRIRDLEAQLDDVEEAIDIPGLQHELWDLLNNCEDLIEQTGGGPAERRELENLRTRATSAGEDGSPAGLRRLADRVRDFQVDLLRRSDQWDFLVFHSLVELRDEMTSRAQADAAIADGRRAVAAGDRTALSAVNQRLRRLLPPGVSEERRIGGVQESR is encoded by the coding sequence ATGCGCGAGACCATCGACTTCGGCATCGACCTCGGCACCACCAACAGCGCCATCGCGGTGGCGGACGACGACGGCGTACGCGTCATCAAGAACAACGACGGCTGGGACTACACCCCGTCCGCCGTGTGGATGCCCAAGCCGGACGTGATCCACGTGGGCCGCCGCGCCCGTGAGCGCACCGACACCCAGCCCGACGACGCCCACGCCGAGTTCAAGCTGGAGATGGGCGTGGCCGGATACCACCGGCCGTTCGCCCGCGCGGGGCTGTCCCTCACCCCCGAGCAGCTCTCCGCGGAGGTGCTCAAGTCCCTGCGACAGGACGCCGCGCACGACACCGGCAGCCCGCCGGAAGCGGCCGTGATCACCGTGCCCGCCTCCTTCGCGCTGCACCAGAACAGCGCCACGTCCGCCGCCGCGGCCCTCGCCGGGCTCGGCGAGCACTGCCCCCTGGTCCAGGAACCGACCGCCGCGGCCATCGCGTACGGCGTGCAGGACGCCTCGGAGTCCACCCACTGGATGGTGTTCGACCTGGGCGGCGGCACCTTCGACGCGGCCGTGATGAGCAAGCGCGACGGTGAACTGCAACTGCTCCAGCACGCCGGCGACCCGCGCCTGGGCGGCAAACTCATCGACTGGGCCATCGTGGAGGACCTGCTCGTCCCCGCCGTCCGGCGCGACCTCGGGCTGCCGGACTTCGCCCGGCGCAACCCGCGCTGGCGGGCCAACTTCGCCAAGCTCAAACTGGCCGCGGAGGACGCCAAGATCGAGCTGTCCCGGCGCGGCGCCTACGACATCGCCGTCGACCTCGCCGACGGCGAAGGCGGCACCACCCCCTTCGAGTTCACCCTCACCCGGGGCGCCCTCGACGACCTCGCCCAGCCCTTCTACACCCGCGCGATCAAGCTCTGCCGGGACGCCCTCGCGGAGAGCTCGCTGCGGCCCGACCACATCGACCGGCTGCTGCTCGTCGGCGGGGCGACCCTCGCCCCGGGGCTGCGCGACCTGCTGGCCGACCCGGTGGAGGGCCTGGGCATCCAGCTCGACCACACCCAGGACCCGACCACCGTGGTGGCGCGCGGCGCCGCCGTCTTCGCCCGTACGGTGCGGATGCCGAGCAAGCCCCGCACGGCGGCGCCGGGCGAGTTCACCGTGGAACTCCACTACGAACCCCAGTCCCTGGAGACCACCGGCATCCCCGTCTCCGGCCGGATCAGCGGCGGCACCGCCGTGCCCGACTGGACCCGGTACACCGTCACCCTCACCAACCCCGACGGCCACCCGCCCTTCCGGGGACCGCGGACCACCCTCACCCCCGACGGCGCCTTCTACACCGAGGTGACCATCGACTCCGGCACCCGGTCCCGGTTCACCGTGGAACTCTCCGACGGCACCGGCACCCGGCAGCGGCTCGCCCCGGACACCCTGTCGATCACCCACGCCCAGGTGCTGCCCGGCGACGCCGTGCTCACCAGCACGCTCGGCATCGGCAAGGCCGACGGCTCCTTCGCGCCGATGCTGCGCAAGGGCACCGCCCTGCCGACCTCCATCACGAAGACGTTCGAGACGTCCATCCCGCTGCGCCGCTCCCAGCCGGACGCCGTCATCCGCATCCCGCTGCTGGAGGGCGAACGCAGGCGCGCCGACCGCAACACCCGGGTCGGGCTGCTGGAGATCCGGCCCCGGGACGTCCGCTTCGACCTGCCCGCGCAGACGCCCGTCGAGGTGACCTTCGAGATCAACGCCACGAACCGGGAAGTCACCGTCACCGCCGACATCCCCGTCGCCGACGCCCAGTTCGAGGCGACCATCGACCGCTCCCAGCTGGTGGCGCCCACGCACGACGAGCTGGTCGACCGGCTGCACGACCTGGAGCAGCGCACGCACGCCCTGCGGGAACGCGCCGAGGAGGTGCACTCCGAGCAGGCACTGACCCGGCTCGACGACCTGTCCGGCGACAAGGCCTTCGTCCATCTGCGCAAGGAGGTCGACGCGGCGGCCGTCGACACGGGTGCGGCCGGTACGAGCGACCGGCGCATCCGCGACCTGGAGGCCCAGCTCGACGACGTCGAGGAGGCCATCGACATCCCCGGCCTCCAGCACGAGCTGTGGGACCTCCTCAACAACTGCGAGGACCTCATCGAACAGACCGGCGGCGGACCGGCCGAACGCCGCGAACTGGAGAACCTCCGCACCCGCGCGACCAGCGCCGGCGAGGACGGCAGCCCGGCCGGACTGCGCCGGCTCGCCGACCGGGTGCGGGACTTCCAGGTGGATCTGCTGCGCCGCAGCGACCAGTGGGACTTCCTCGTCTTCCACTCCCTCGTCGAGCTGCGCGACGAGATGACCTCCCGCGCCCAGGCGGACGCCGCGATCGCCGACGGCCGCCGAGCCGTCGCCGCGGGCGACCGCACGGCCCTGTCCGCCGTCAACCAGCGCCTGCGCCGCCTGCTCCCTCCGGGGGTCTCCGAGGAGCGGCGGATCGGCGGGGTGCAGGAGAGCCGGTGA
- a CDS encoding class I SAM-dependent methyltransferase — protein sequence MHQPLDIDHVVRLYRTYADDLDRVREEQRALLAPPHAMKAQLDDLEAEITYLLLREARPQTVVEIGTFHGWSTTWILRALRDNGTGHLYSYDVVDHVLREVPGQLAEGRWTFTQGDVRENLEKVPDTADFLFIDAAHSARFARWYVRQLLPLMRPGIPVCVHDVFHGRRALPFTEGAVVLRWLAERGNRYFTASRAHAPEIHHRLNDAKRRLGLGHPVKDSRDNPMIFFSLS from the coding sequence ATGCACCAGCCCCTCGACATCGACCACGTCGTCCGCCTCTACCGCACCTACGCCGACGATCTCGACCGGGTCCGCGAGGAACAGCGCGCACTGCTCGCACCGCCCCACGCGATGAAGGCCCAACTCGACGACCTCGAGGCGGAGATCACCTATCTGCTGCTGCGCGAGGCCCGGCCGCAGACGGTCGTGGAGATCGGCACGTTCCACGGCTGGTCGACCACCTGGATCCTGCGCGCGCTGCGCGACAACGGCACGGGCCATCTGTACTCGTACGACGTGGTCGATCACGTCCTGCGCGAGGTGCCCGGCCAACTCGCCGAGGGACGCTGGACGTTCACCCAGGGGGACGTGCGGGAGAACCTGGAGAAGGTCCCCGACACGGCGGACTTCCTGTTCATCGACGCCGCGCACTCCGCGCGCTTCGCCCGCTGGTACGTCCGGCAGCTGCTGCCGCTCATGCGGCCCGGCATACCCGTGTGCGTCCACGACGTGTTCCACGGTCGCCGGGCACTGCCGTTCACCGAGGGGGCGGTGGTGCTGCGCTGGCTCGCCGAGCGGGGGAACCGGTACTTCACGGCGTCCCGGGCGCACGCGCCCGAGATCCACCACCGGCTGAACGACGCCAAGCGGCGCCTCGGCCTCGGGCATCCCGTCAAGGACAGCAGGGACAACCCCATGATCTTCTTCAGCCTGTCCTGA
- a CDS encoding pyridoxal-phosphate dependent enzyme yields the protein MRYDSITDAIGNTPLVRIDPAVHGLRNIDLFAKLEMLNPFGSVKDRAAWNMARPLLAEAVEHGSQVVELSSGNTAKALAVVAGMHGLGFKSVTNRMRVPEIKDLLLLLGAQIEELPGQSECLDPTATDDPLTLFHRTLSASGSTYLHTDQYYNPRNTEAHLTGTGPEIVKDLDGRVPDWFVACVGTAGSSTGVARALREEDPSVRVVGLVAAKSDFIPGIRTIDEVQEVGLFDPETYDTMESVSADEAIEGMLTLNRRCGILGGPTGGAAYHGAVRHLRAVDEELTERRTAVFIVCDRVESYLSYVRQRRPDLLGRPPRKNSPADLTDAEVGGAPSVTVAEARRWIDSEGPLVVDLRSPYAYAALHIDGSVNIVDELFAELLQGGVPFSRSRPVLLACPVGEQSARYAALLTRMGHPDVRSLAGGIIAWRDAGAPLVRD from the coding sequence GTGAGGTACGACAGCATCACCGATGCGATAGGCAACACCCCGCTGGTACGGATCGACCCGGCTGTGCACGGCCTGCGCAACATCGACCTGTTCGCGAAGCTGGAGATGCTCAACCCCTTCGGCTCGGTGAAGGACCGGGCGGCCTGGAACATGGCGCGCCCGCTGCTGGCCGAGGCGGTCGAACACGGCAGCCAGGTCGTGGAGTTGTCCAGCGGCAACACGGCGAAGGCACTGGCGGTCGTCGCGGGCATGCACGGCCTGGGCTTCAAGAGCGTCACCAACCGGATGCGGGTGCCGGAGATCAAGGACCTCCTGCTGCTGCTCGGCGCGCAGATCGAGGAGCTGCCGGGGCAGAGCGAGTGTCTGGACCCGACCGCGACGGACGACCCGCTGACCCTCTTCCACCGCACACTGTCCGCCTCCGGCAGCACCTATCTCCACACGGACCAGTACTACAACCCGCGCAACACCGAGGCGCACCTCACCGGCACCGGCCCGGAGATCGTCAAGGACCTGGACGGCCGGGTGCCGGACTGGTTCGTCGCCTGTGTGGGCACGGCCGGTTCCTCCACGGGCGTGGCCCGCGCGCTGCGGGAGGAGGATCCCTCGGTGCGGGTGGTCGGGCTGGTCGCGGCCAAGTCCGACTTCATCCCCGGGATCCGCACCATCGACGAGGTGCAGGAGGTCGGCCTGTTCGACCCGGAGACGTACGACACGATGGAGTCGGTGAGCGCCGACGAGGCGATCGAGGGGATGCTGACCCTGAACCGCCGCTGCGGCATCCTGGGCGGGCCCACCGGCGGCGCCGCCTACCACGGAGCAGTCCGTCATCTGCGCGCCGTCGACGAGGAGTTGACCGAGCGCCGGACAGCGGTGTTCATCGTCTGCGACCGCGTGGAGAGCTATCTGAGCTACGTCCGGCAGCGGCGGCCGGACCTGCTGGGCCGGCCGCCCCGGAAGAACTCGCCGGCCGACCTGACCGACGCCGAGGTCGGCGGGGCGCCGTCGGTCACGGTCGCCGAGGCCCGGCGGTGGATCGACTCCGAGGGGCCGCTCGTGGTCGATCTGCGCAGCCCCTACGCGTACGCGGCGCTGCACATCGACGGGTCGGTCAACATCGTCGACGAGCTGTTCGCCGAACTCCTCCAGGGCGGAGTGCCGTTCAGCCGGAGCCGGCCGGTGCTGCTGGCGTGCCCGGTGGGCGAGCAGTCCGCCCGGTACGCGGCGCTGCTGACCCGGATGGGCCATCCCGACGTACGCAGTCTGGCCGGCGGCATCATCGCCTGGCGGGACGCGGGCGCGCCCCTGGTGCGGGACTGA
- a CDS encoding response regulator produces MVVRVVVVDDQDMVRSGFAALLSAQSDIDVVGEAPDGRRGVEVCRSTHPDVVLMDIRMPEMDGLEAARRLLDPPPGVTHRPKVLMLTTFDLDDYVYETLQAGASGFLLKDAPVAELVQAVRVIAAGDALLAPSVTRRLIEDMARRRPQAGRQARLRLNGLTPRETEVLRLVARGLSNTEIAGTLVVAEQTVKTHMTRLIAKLGVRDRAQLVVLAYESGLVVPGSTG; encoded by the coding sequence ATGGTCGTACGGGTGGTCGTCGTCGACGACCAGGACATGGTGCGCTCGGGATTCGCCGCGCTGCTGTCCGCGCAGAGCGACATCGACGTCGTGGGGGAGGCGCCCGACGGCCGGCGCGGGGTGGAGGTCTGCCGCAGCACCCACCCCGACGTGGTGTTGATGGACATCCGGATGCCGGAGATGGACGGTCTCGAGGCGGCCCGGCGGCTGCTCGACCCGCCGCCGGGCGTGACACACCGGCCCAAGGTGCTCATGCTGACCACCTTCGACCTCGACGACTACGTCTACGAGACCCTCCAGGCCGGCGCCAGCGGCTTCCTGCTCAAGGACGCCCCGGTCGCCGAACTCGTCCAGGCCGTCCGGGTGATCGCGGCCGGTGACGCCCTGCTCGCCCCGTCCGTCACCCGCCGCCTCATCGAGGACATGGCCCGGCGCCGCCCCCAGGCCGGTCGGCAGGCCCGGCTGCGGCTGAACGGCCTCACACCCCGGGAGACGGAGGTCCTGAGGCTGGTCGCGCGGGGCCTGTCCAACACGGAGATCGCCGGGACGCTGGTGGTGGCCGAGCAGACGGTCAAGACCCACATGACCCGGCTGATCGCCAAGCTGGGTGTCCGGGACCGGGCCCAACTGGTGGTCCTCGCCTACGAGTCGGGGTTGGTCGTGCCCGGATCGACCGGCTGA
- a CDS encoding serine/threonine-protein kinase has translation MSDEGRLVAGRYRLAERIGRGGMGTVWRADDELLGRRVALKQLHERPHLSADELGTLYERMRREARSAARVTHPNVIVVHDVVEDDGRPCVVMEYVPGHTLGDLLQDGRTLPPHEAARVGLAMVGALRAAHAAGVLHRDVKPGNVLLGEGDRVVLTDFGIAMTAGSSTLTRTGEMVGSIDYMAPERVRGLTPGPASDLWALGATLYQTLEGRPPFRRATAMETAYAIATDPLDPPRRSGPLGPLIECLLARDPEVRPSAEETERSLRAVVNDAPGARAVSTGGSAAGRDQPRTTRTRRRRMTTVAAALTATLAVGTTIYTTAPNHTDKPDNDTSRPAPTPKGYHRVHEAKLGVSFPIPDDWTPRNRTAEQVTYATPSGLAGITIGTVDPAGPNPADHFAEIEANTKVNYPTYRRIRMQRTTFREQPAAIWEFTFQGRARPFRAIDLGYGREGGREYDIYLSAPEEQWDTYRPVFDKVRDGFRTG, from the coding sequence GTGTCGGACGAAGGGCGACTCGTCGCCGGGCGCTATCGGCTCGCCGAGCGGATCGGCCGGGGCGGCATGGGCACGGTGTGGCGCGCCGACGACGAGCTGCTGGGACGCCGGGTCGCCCTGAAGCAGCTGCACGAGCGGCCGCACCTGTCCGCCGACGAGCTCGGCACGCTGTACGAGCGCATGCGCCGTGAGGCCCGCAGCGCCGCGCGCGTCACGCATCCCAACGTGATCGTCGTGCACGACGTCGTGGAGGACGACGGCCGCCCCTGTGTCGTCATGGAGTACGTCCCCGGCCACACGCTCGGCGACCTCCTCCAGGACGGCCGGACCCTCCCGCCCCACGAGGCGGCCCGCGTCGGCCTGGCCATGGTGGGCGCCCTGCGCGCCGCGCACGCCGCCGGCGTGCTGCACCGCGACGTCAAGCCCGGCAACGTCCTCCTCGGCGAGGGCGACCGGGTCGTCCTCACCGACTTCGGCATCGCCATGACGGCCGGTTCGTCGACGCTGACCAGGACCGGCGAGATGGTCGGCTCCATCGACTACATGGCCCCGGAACGCGTCAGGGGCCTCACCCCCGGCCCGGCATCGGACCTGTGGGCCCTGGGCGCGACGCTGTACCAGACGCTGGAGGGCCGCCCCCCGTTCCGCCGCGCGACGGCGATGGAAACGGCCTACGCGATAGCCACGGACCCCTTGGACCCACCTCGCCGGTCCGGCCCGCTGGGCCCCCTCATAGAGTGCCTCCTGGCCAGGGACCCGGAGGTCCGCCCGTCCGCGGAGGAGACAGAACGTTCCCTCAGGGCAGTGGTGAACGACGCCCCAGGGGCGCGGGCTGTGTCGACAGGCGGCTCCGCCGCGGGGCGCGACCAGCCACGAACCACCCGCACCCGCCGACGCCGCATGACCACTGTCGCCGCGGCGCTGACAGCCACCCTGGCCGTGGGCACCACCATTTACACAACAGCCCCGAACCACACCGACAAACCGGACAACGACACAAGCCGCCCCGCCCCCACCCCCAAGGGCTACCACCGCGTCCACGAGGCAAAGCTCGGCGTCTCCTTCCCCATCCCGGACGACTGGACGCCCCGCAACCGCACAGCGGAACAGGTCACCTACGCCACCCCCTCCGGCCTGGCCGGCATCACCATCGGCACGGTCGACCCCGCAGGCCCGAACCCCGCCGACCACTTCGCCGAGATCGAGGCGAACACCAAGGTCAACTACCCGACCTACCGCCGGATCCGCATGCAGCGCACGACCTTCCGCGAACAGCCCGCCGCCATCTGGGAGTTCACCTTCCAGGGCCGGGCCCGCCCGTTCCGCGCCATCGACCTCGGCTACGGGCGCGAGGGCGGGCGCGAGTACGACATCTACCTCTCGGCGCCCGAGGAGCAGTGGGACACCTACCGCCCCGTCTTCGACAAGGTCAGGGACGGCTTCAGGACAGGCTGA